A genomic region of Dickeya solani IPO 2222 contains the following coding sequences:
- a CDS encoding Svx/AvrXca family virulence/avirulence protein: MTHIRTVALMVKGALIIGGLFTFAPAFADETCAAGNWQADASATDMPAVKYQSAHFAFRWKDSDNSKLNAADVETAAKRLELAWDKYVNQIKFPEPYCNAKVKIKANVHLDPSFALTGGLAPNGSMGMWIGTEELKNDWSINWAMPHELAHALQGQTGGFQATAPDSINYMGWFWEAHADWMTHQMDNLHHSLTGSVEEVVNNPHLYLGTTRTRYGGWMFLENLKNRYGYKAVNDLWANAPKAGEPGQGTADPFSVLKSNMGWSQSELNDFFGDWALRNVAWDYTDPDGYNQGAVYRRILGGYEAQALDSSLSYRLLRTATLDPVSNTAGARRFGVLFEQAPQRWGYNVVRLIPDNGASRISVKFNGAVQTVAAVNRFPGLKNDPATLQSPDSDWRWGVVAVSASGKARYSALQRGVSASVNNFSVKKGENLYLVVMGTPTEMHKIKWDQAYYSLYRYPWTVDLTNAWADGSQPNAPTPTANGRRHRNGGGWVADGAQVEETAYVGLYAKVLGGKVLGNARIEDHAIVLDGTVSDNARVSGLTIIQNNTVIKDNAQVNTAFWSLGLTVPGLVVSGDAQLRGDIDAQDANMSVSRGVFYGYLNNAELRDSQSGANLTGAVPEITERPAYAK, encoded by the coding sequence ATGACACACATAAGGACGGTGGCCCTGATGGTCAAAGGCGCGCTGATTATCGGCGGCCTGTTTACCTTCGCCCCGGCATTCGCCGATGAAACCTGCGCGGCGGGCAACTGGCAGGCAGACGCCTCCGCAACCGACATGCCGGCGGTGAAATACCAGAGCGCGCATTTTGCCTTCCGCTGGAAAGACAGTGATAACAGCAAGCTGAATGCGGCCGATGTTGAAACGGCGGCAAAACGTCTGGAATTAGCCTGGGATAAATATGTCAACCAGATCAAATTTCCTGAGCCTTACTGCAACGCTAAGGTGAAAATCAAGGCGAACGTCCACCTTGATCCTTCGTTTGCGCTGACCGGCGGTCTGGCGCCTAACGGCAGCATGGGAATGTGGATTGGCACGGAAGAGCTGAAAAACGACTGGTCAATCAATTGGGCGATGCCGCATGAGCTGGCGCATGCCTTGCAGGGCCAAACCGGCGGTTTTCAGGCTACCGCGCCGGACAGCATCAACTATATGGGCTGGTTCTGGGAAGCGCATGCCGACTGGATGACCCATCAGATGGATAACCTCCACCACAGCCTGACCGGCAGCGTGGAAGAGGTGGTCAATAACCCGCATCTGTATCTGGGCACCACGCGCACCCGCTATGGCGGCTGGATGTTCCTGGAAAACCTGAAAAACCGCTATGGTTATAAGGCGGTGAACGACCTGTGGGCCAACGCGCCGAAAGCGGGCGAGCCGGGGCAAGGAACCGCGGACCCGTTCTCGGTATTGAAAAGCAACATGGGCTGGAGCCAGTCCGAGCTGAATGATTTCTTCGGCGACTGGGCGCTGCGCAATGTCGCCTGGGATTATACCGACCCGGACGGCTACAACCAGGGTGCGGTTTATCGCCGTATTCTGGGCGGTTACGAGGCGCAGGCTCTCGATAGTAGCTTGTCATACCGTCTGTTACGTACCGCCACCCTGGACCCGGTCAGCAACACCGCCGGCGCACGGCGTTTTGGCGTACTGTTCGAGCAGGCGCCGCAACGCTGGGGCTACAACGTGGTGCGGTTAATCCCGGATAACGGCGCCAGCCGTATCAGCGTGAAATTCAACGGTGCTGTGCAGACTGTAGCGGCGGTGAATCGCTTCCCCGGACTGAAAAACGACCCGGCTACGCTGCAATCGCCGGATTCCGACTGGCGTTGGGGCGTGGTGGCCGTGAGCGCGTCTGGTAAAGCGCGCTACAGTGCGTTGCAGCGCGGCGTCAGCGCGTCCGTCAATAACTTCTCCGTCAAAAAAGGTGAAAACCTGTATCTGGTGGTGATGGGTACCCCGACGGAAATGCATAAAATTAAGTGGGATCAGGCTTACTACTCGCTGTATCGCTACCCGTGGACGGTCGATCTGACCAACGCCTGGGCCGACGGTAGCCAGCCGAATGCGCCGACGCCGACCGCCAATGGACGTCGTCATCGTAACGGCGGCGGCTGGGTGGCCGACGGCGCACAGGTGGAGGAAACCGCTTATGTCGGACTGTACGCCAAAGTGCTGGGTGGCAAGGTGCTGGGTAACGCGCGTATTGAAGATCATGCGATCGTGCTGGACGGTACGGTATCGGATAACGCCCGCGTCAGCGGTCTGACGATCATCCAGAATAATACGGTGATTAAGGACAACGCGCAGGTCAATACGGCGTTCTGGTCGCTGGGCCTGACTGTTCCGGGGTTGGTGGTATCAGGCGATGCTCAACTGCGCGGGGATATCGATGCGCAAGATGCAAACATGTCGGTATCGCGCGGGGTTTTCTATGGCTATCTTAACAACGCAGAACTGCGTGACAGCCAGTCTGGCGCTAACCTGACCGGGGCGGTGCCGGAAATTACCGAACGTCCGGCTTACGCGAAATAA
- a CDS encoding Svx/AvrXca family virulence/avirulence protein translates to MLQIRKHISLGRCVLVAGSLLAASAAYADETCVAGNWRVSNASDMPAAQYQTDHFAFRWNSNQVKQADVVAAGKQLELIWDKFINQIKFPQPYCNATVKYKANIHIDPSFGLTGGVAEGGTMGVWIGPGALLDHWGLAHEFTHALQGQTGSFGNPKFSDWIWESHANWMAHQLDEYRGTSAHCSDMLVNYPHLYLGSTRDRYCNWQFMEHLKNRYGYSAMNDLWAKAPKVGNPEQSTADPFSVLKSNMGWSQSELNDFFGDWAMHNVNWDYTDPDGYDRGSFYRRTYGGYGAVTPSEDNADNLLRTTALEPVSASGVRRFAVPFDQAPQRWGYNIVRLIPDSGATKVTVAFQGVVQSAPAVNSLPGLKNDPVSLTQPDSDWRWGLVAIDSAGKSRYSALQRGASAKISNFAVKSNDKGLYLVVMGSPSQMHQIAWDQAYYSLYRYPWTVDLTNAWAEGSQPNAPTPTANGRRHSNGGGWVANGAEVASTAYVGPYARVIGGKVLDYARIEDHATVLSGTVSGNARVSGLTIVQSDTVIKDNAQVSTVFKGPGAFERGVVVSGTAQLRGDAEIRGVSASRGVFYGFIDEDEVKDNRAGANLTDVVPEVTERPAYAR, encoded by the coding sequence ATGTTGCAGATAAGAAAGCATATTTCTCTGGGGCGCTGCGTGCTTGTCGCAGGCAGTTTACTGGCGGCGAGTGCCGCTTATGCGGATGAAACCTGTGTGGCGGGGAACTGGCGGGTCAGTAACGCCAGCGATATGCCGGCAGCACAGTATCAGACCGATCATTTTGCGTTTCGTTGGAATAGTAATCAGGTTAAACAGGCCGATGTTGTTGCAGCCGGTAAGCAACTGGAGTTGATTTGGGATAAATTCATCAACCAGATCAAGTTCCCACAGCCGTATTGCAACGCGACCGTCAAGTATAAAGCGAATATTCATATTGACCCGTCTTTCGGTCTGACCGGTGGTGTTGCGGAGGGCGGCACTATGGGGGTTTGGATCGGCCCCGGTGCGCTGCTTGACCATTGGGGCCTGGCGCATGAATTCACCCATGCGTTGCAGGGGCAGACGGGCAGTTTCGGTAATCCAAAATTCAGTGACTGGATCTGGGAATCCCACGCCAACTGGATGGCGCATCAGTTGGATGAATACCGCGGCACTTCCGCACATTGCTCCGATATGCTGGTGAACTATCCGCACCTGTATCTGGGGTCGACCCGTGATCGTTATTGTAACTGGCAGTTCATGGAGCACCTGAAGAACCGCTATGGCTACAGCGCAATGAACGATCTCTGGGCTAAAGCGCCGAAGGTTGGTAATCCCGAGCAAAGTACGGCCGACCCGTTCAGTGTGCTGAAGAGCAACATGGGCTGGAGCCAATCCGAACTGAACGATTTCTTCGGCGACTGGGCGATGCACAACGTCAACTGGGACTATACCGATCCCGATGGTTACGATCGCGGCAGCTTCTATCGTCGTACCTATGGTGGCTACGGTGCAGTGACGCCATCGGAGGATAACGCCGATAACCTGCTGCGCACCACCGCGCTGGAGCCAGTCAGCGCCTCTGGTGTGAGACGCTTCGCCGTGCCGTTCGATCAGGCGCCGCAGCGTTGGGGCTACAATATTGTCCGTCTGATTCCGGATAGCGGCGCTACCAAAGTGACGGTGGCGTTCCAGGGCGTGGTGCAAAGTGCGCCGGCGGTTAACAGCCTGCCGGGTCTGAAGAACGATCCGGTTTCCCTCACGCAGCCGGATTCCGACTGGCGCTGGGGATTGGTGGCGATCGACTCGGCCGGTAAATCCCGCTACAGCGCGCTGCAACGCGGCGCTTCGGCCAAAATCAGCAACTTCGCGGTGAAATCGAATGACAAAGGGCTGTATCTGGTGGTGATGGGCTCACCGTCGCAAATGCACCAGATCGCCTGGGATCAGGCCTATTACTCGTTGTACCGCTACCCGTGGACGGTGGATCTGACCAATGCCTGGGCGGAAGGTTCACAGCCGAACGCCCCGACGCCGACCGCCAATGGTCGCCGTCACAGCAACGGCGGCGGTTGGGTGGCGAATGGTGCGGAGGTGGCGTCGACCGCCTATGTTGGGCCGTACGCCCGCGTCATCGGCGGCAAGGTGCTGGATTACGCCCGCATCGAAGATCACGCTACCGTACTGAGCGGCACCGTATCCGGCAACGCTCGGGTCAGCGGTCTGACGATAGTGCAGAGCGACACGGTGATCAAGGACAACGCGCAGGTTAGTACCGTGTTCAAAGGTCCAGGTGCCTTCGAGCGTGGCGTGGTGGTGTCCGGCACGGCGCAATTGCGCGGCGATGCTGAAATCCGCGGCGTTTCCGCGTCCAGAGGCGTGTTCTACGGCTTCATTGACGAAGATGAAGTGAAGGACAACCGGGCCGGCGCCAACCTGACCGACGTCGTACCGGAAGTGACTGAACGTCCGGCCTACGCCAGATGA
- the fepB gene encoding Fe2+-enterobactin ABC transporter substrate-binding protein, producing MVESDWRAAGVLSGNKNSRCIMWIWGVMAMLLLAGCDNAASPEHNASASTSTGWPRTVQTLKGPVTLAHPPQRIVSTSVTISGTLLAINAPLIGSGATSPNTTVADDQGFFRQWSAEAKARGVKPLYITEPNAEAIAAAAPDMIIIAATGGDSALKLYEQLSAIAPTLVVDYGDKSWQQLAGYLGEAIGHETDARQVIERFEQRVQTVKQTIQLPPQPVSALVYYEDGRGVNLWTHASAQGQLLSELGFQLASLPDNLPTETRMGKRQDILQISGENMAGSLNGQSLLLFANDDDTVSRVIANPFLSHLEPVVQHRIWAMGPDTFRLDYYSASNMLNRIEQSFRQLASR from the coding sequence ATGGTGGAATCAGACTGGCGCGCGGCAGGCGTGCTATCCGGAAATAAAAACAGCCGCTGTATTATGTGGATATGGGGGGTCATGGCGATGCTGCTGCTCGCCGGTTGCGATAACGCCGCCTCGCCGGAACACAACGCCTCGGCGTCAACGTCAACAGGCTGGCCCCGCACGGTACAAACGCTGAAAGGACCCGTAACGCTCGCCCACCCGCCTCAGCGCATCGTTTCTACCAGCGTGACCATCAGCGGCACGCTGCTGGCGATCAACGCGCCGCTGATCGGCTCCGGCGCTACCAGCCCCAATACCACGGTCGCCGACGATCAGGGCTTCTTCCGTCAGTGGAGCGCCGAGGCGAAAGCCCGCGGCGTCAAACCGCTCTACATCACCGAACCCAACGCGGAAGCCATCGCCGCCGCCGCGCCGGACATGATCATCATTGCGGCGACCGGCGGCGACTCGGCCCTGAAACTGTATGAGCAGCTTTCCGCCATCGCACCGACGCTGGTGGTGGATTACGGCGATAAAAGCTGGCAGCAACTGGCCGGGTATCTGGGCGAAGCCATCGGCCACGAAACCGATGCCCGGCAGGTGATTGAGCGTTTCGAGCAGCGGGTGCAAACCGTGAAGCAGACGATCCAACTGCCGCCTCAGCCGGTGTCGGCGCTGGTGTATTACGAAGACGGCCGCGGGGTCAACTTGTGGACGCACGCATCCGCGCAGGGACAATTGCTGTCGGAGCTGGGTTTCCAACTGGCGTCGCTGCCGGACAATCTGCCCACCGAAACCCGGATGGGCAAACGGCAGGACATTCTGCAGATCTCCGGCGAAAACATGGCGGGCAGTCTCAACGGTCAGTCGCTGCTGCTGTTCGCCAACGACGACGATACCGTTAGCCGGGTCATCGCCAACCCGTTCCTCAGCCACCTGGAGCCGGTCGTACAGCACCGCATCTGGGCGATGGGGCCGGACACCTTCCGGCTCGATTACTACAGCGCCAGCAACATGCTGAACAGGATCGAACAGAGCTTCCGCCAGCTGGCATCCCGCTGA
- the entS gene encoding enterobactin transporter EntS, whose translation MAKSSFFLDFSLLKQNAHFRAIFVARMLSVFALGMLTVGVPVQIQAMTGSTLQVGMAVALDGIGMFIGLMLGGVLADRFDRRKLILFARGTCGLGFVALSLNAFSGTPSLLALYVLAAWDGFFGALGMTALMAVIPLLVGRENLPAAGALTMLTVRLGAILSPALGGVIIVAGGVGWNFAVAAAGTLATLIPLVRLPSMKPAPGKPEHPLQALAGGVRFVCAHPVVGCVVLLGMLVSVVGAMRVLFPALAGDAYHAGPSAVGLMYSAVPLGAMIGAFTSGWVSATQRPGKILLGCATGAFLAVASLGLFSHLLPALLALVCYGYFNAITSLLQFTLIQSHTPDHLLGRVNSLGTAQDVTGDSVGALILGLMGKLLVPATSILAFGTAAALLGGVIALLVRPLRQCRFGEPAASPDEEETGDAVHEG comes from the coding sequence ATGGCTAAATCTTCTTTTTTTCTCGACTTCAGTTTGCTGAAGCAGAATGCGCATTTTCGCGCCATTTTTGTGGCTCGCATGTTGTCGGTGTTTGCGCTCGGTATGCTGACGGTAGGGGTGCCGGTGCAGATTCAGGCGATGACCGGCTCTACGTTACAGGTTGGGATGGCGGTGGCGCTTGACGGCATCGGCATGTTTATCGGGCTGATGCTGGGCGGGGTGCTGGCGGACCGGTTTGATCGCCGCAAGCTGATCCTGTTTGCCCGCGGCACCTGCGGGCTAGGTTTCGTGGCGCTGAGCCTGAACGCATTTTCCGGCACGCCGTCATTGCTGGCACTCTACGTGCTGGCCGCCTGGGACGGTTTTTTCGGCGCGCTTGGCATGACGGCTTTGATGGCGGTGATTCCGTTGCTGGTCGGGCGGGAAAATCTGCCGGCCGCCGGCGCGTTGACCATGTTGACCGTGCGGCTGGGGGCGATTCTGTCGCCGGCGCTGGGCGGGGTGATTATCGTCGCGGGCGGCGTGGGCTGGAACTTCGCCGTCGCGGCGGCCGGCACGCTGGCGACGCTGATCCCGCTGGTGCGGCTACCGTCGATGAAACCGGCGCCGGGCAAGCCGGAACATCCGTTGCAGGCGTTGGCTGGCGGGGTACGTTTCGTTTGCGCCCACCCGGTGGTGGGCTGTGTGGTCCTGCTGGGGATGCTGGTGAGCGTGGTCGGGGCGATGCGGGTACTGTTCCCGGCGCTGGCGGGCGATGCTTACCACGCCGGGCCGTCGGCGGTGGGGTTGATGTACTCCGCGGTGCCGCTGGGCGCCATGATAGGAGCATTCACCAGCGGCTGGGTATCGGCGACGCAACGACCGGGGAAGATTCTGCTGGGCTGTGCGACGGGCGCCTTTCTGGCGGTGGCGTCGCTGGGGCTGTTCAGCCATTTGCTGCCCGCGCTGCTGGCATTGGTCTGCTACGGCTACTTCAACGCTATCACCTCACTGCTGCAGTTCACTCTGATACAGAGCCACACGCCGGATCATCTGTTGGGGCGGGTCAATAGCCTGGGGACGGCGCAGGATGTCACCGGCGATTCGGTGGGCGCGCTGATTCTGGGGCTGATGGGCAAACTGTTGGTGCCCGCGACCAGTATTCTGGCCTTTGGCACCGCCGCCGCGTTGCTCGGCGGTGTGATCGCGCTGCTGGTGCGACCGCTGCGTCAATGTCGCTTTGGCGAACCGGCGGCGTCGCCGGATGAAGAGGAAACCGGCGACGCCGTGCACGAGGGGTAA
- the fepD gene encoding Fe(3+)-siderophore ABC transporter permease encodes MHFLIKRFLSVRSPLSAQTATPAALSHTQSSLAGRRIAGIIPCLLLLALICLASLMLGARAIAPEVVWHSLTGNLQGPDSTIILQARLPRTLAGILVGMALGAAGAVMQALTRNPLADPGILGVNAGASFAIVLGISFFGITGMASWLGFAWLGVLAASLMVWIIGTLSGGRVNPIRLTLAGVALSAVLSGFTSSLSLLNPLAFDQLRLWEAGTLDIRSLGNVAWVTPTVLLGCALAFFAARSLNTLSMGEDLATALGTRVALIRVIAMLSVMLLCGSATALAGPIGFVGLMIPHIARGWAGPDQRWILIYSLLFAPILLLGADIAGRLLVPGELRVSIVTAFIGAPVLIWLVRQRKS; translated from the coding sequence ATGCATTTTTTAATAAAGCGATTCTTATCAGTGAGGTCACCCCTTTCCGCCCAAACCGCCACGCCAGCCGCTTTGTCGCACACGCAGTCATCGTTAGCGGGCCGGCGGATTGCCGGTATTATTCCCTGCCTGTTGCTGCTGGCATTAATCTGCCTCGCCAGCCTGATGCTGGGCGCTCGCGCCATCGCGCCCGAGGTGGTCTGGCACAGTCTGACAGGCAACCTGCAAGGCCCGGACAGCACCATCATTTTGCAAGCGCGGCTGCCGCGCACTCTGGCCGGCATTCTGGTGGGAATGGCGCTGGGCGCCGCCGGCGCAGTAATGCAGGCACTGACCCGCAACCCGCTGGCCGACCCCGGTATCCTCGGCGTCAACGCCGGTGCCAGCTTTGCTATCGTGCTCGGCATCAGTTTTTTTGGCATCACCGGTATGGCCTCGTGGCTGGGTTTCGCCTGGCTCGGCGTGCTGGCGGCCAGCCTGATGGTGTGGATCATCGGCACCCTGAGCGGCGGGCGGGTCAACCCGATACGCCTGACGCTGGCCGGCGTGGCGCTAAGCGCCGTGTTATCCGGTTTCACCTCGTCGCTGTCGCTGCTGAATCCGCTGGCGTTTGATCAGCTGCGCTTATGGGAAGCCGGCACGCTGGACATCCGTTCGCTGGGCAATGTCGCCTGGGTGACACCCACCGTTCTGCTGGGCTGTGCGCTGGCGTTTTTCGCCGCCCGCTCGCTGAATACGCTCAGCATGGGCGAAGATCTCGCCACCGCGCTCGGCACCCGCGTGGCGTTGATCCGGGTGATCGCGATGCTGTCGGTGATGCTGCTGTGCGGTTCCGCCACCGCGCTGGCCGGCCCCATCGGGTTCGTCGGCCTGATGATCCCCCATATCGCACGCGGCTGGGCCGGTCCTGATCAACGCTGGATTCTGATCTATTCGTTACTGTTCGCGCCGATACTGCTGCTGGGCGCCGACATTGCCGGCCGCCTGCTGGTGCCGGGCGAATTACGGGTATCCATCGTCACCGCCTTTATCGGCGCGCCGGTCCTGATCTGGCTGGTGCGTCAGCGCAAGTCTTAG
- the fepG gene encoding iron-enterobactin ABC transporter permease, which yields MSTQTLFLRAPAGFISGRLPLRALWINLSLLLGGVLLLTLAVSLGTLSLSAPTVWQALAGHGDASTVTVVTQWRAPRAVMALLLGAGLGVSGAIFQSLTRNPLGSPDVVGFNTGAHTGALVTIILLHGSYYQIAGGAVLGGLATALAVYLLAWRRGVSGFRLIIVGIAVSAVLSAFNTWLMITGALETVMTAALWGAGSLNGMTWSKAAPALLMIPLTLLATLLLARRLQLLEMGDDSARALGVNAEASRLWLMLCGIVLIAVVTASAGPISFIALAAPQIARRLTRASTVPLCAAALVGGLLLLTADIVAQHLFTGRQLPVGSVTVSIGGLYLIWLLIRESRR from the coding sequence CTGTCTACCCAAACCCTGTTTCTGCGCGCGCCGGCCGGTTTCATTAGCGGCCGACTGCCGCTGCGCGCGTTGTGGATCAATCTGTCGCTGCTGCTGGGCGGCGTCCTGCTGCTGACGCTGGCGGTCAGCCTCGGCACCCTGTCGCTGTCGGCGCCCACCGTATGGCAGGCGCTGGCCGGTCACGGCGACGCCAGTACCGTCACCGTTGTGACCCAGTGGCGCGCCCCGCGGGCGGTGATGGCGCTGCTGCTCGGCGCCGGACTGGGCGTCAGCGGCGCCATTTTTCAATCGCTGACCCGCAACCCGCTGGGCAGCCCAGATGTCGTCGGTTTCAACACCGGCGCCCATACCGGGGCGCTGGTCACCATCATCCTGTTGCACGGCAGCTACTACCAGATTGCCGGCGGCGCGGTGCTGGGCGGGCTGGCGACGGCGCTGGCGGTCTATTTGCTGGCGTGGCGACGGGGAGTCAGCGGTTTTCGGCTGATCATCGTCGGCATCGCGGTCAGCGCGGTACTGTCGGCGTTCAACACCTGGCTGATGATCACCGGCGCGCTGGAAACGGTGATGACCGCCGCGCTGTGGGGCGCCGGCTCACTGAATGGCATGACCTGGAGTAAAGCCGCGCCCGCGCTGCTGATGATCCCGCTGACGCTGCTGGCGACGCTACTGCTGGCCCGGCGTCTGCAATTGCTGGAAATGGGCGACGACAGTGCCCGGGCGCTGGGCGTCAACGCCGAAGCCAGCCGATTGTGGCTGATGCTATGCGGCATCGTGCTGATTGCGGTGGTGACCGCCAGCGCCGGGCCAATTTCCTTTATCGCACTGGCGGCGCCGCAGATTGCGCGCCGCCTGACCCGCGCCAGCACGGTGCCGTTATGCGCCGCCGCGCTGGTGGGCGGTCTGCTGCTGCTGACGGCCGATATTGTCGCCCAGCATCTGTTTACCGGCCGGCAGTTGCCGGTGGGTTCGGTAACGGTCAGCATCGGCGGGTTGTATCTTATCTGGCTGCTGATCCGTGAATCACGTCGGTAA
- a CDS encoding ABC transporter ATP-binding protein has protein sequence MTHLLHAEQLTLGYDNKIITRDLSVAIPAGKFSVIIGPNACGKSTLLRALCRLLKPMAGDVLLDGTSIHRIPTKTLARQLGLLPQHAIVPDNITVMDLVARGRYPHQTLLRQWSDADQTAVEQAMAATNVSELAERSVDELSGGQRQRVWIAMVLAQQTPLLLLDEPTTWLDIAHQIDLLDLFRELNQQHDRTLVAVLHDLNQACRYADHLIVMRAGAVMAQGAPADIITAELVQDVFGMACVIIDDPVSHTPLIVPCGRHHPAP, from the coding sequence ATGACACACCTTTTGCACGCCGAGCAATTAACGCTGGGCTACGACAACAAAATCATCACCCGGGATCTGAGCGTGGCGATCCCGGCCGGTAAATTCAGCGTGATCATCGGCCCCAATGCCTGCGGCAAATCCACCCTGCTGCGTGCGCTGTGCCGCCTGTTGAAACCGATGGCGGGCGACGTACTGCTGGACGGCACCAGCATCCACCGCATTCCCACCAAAACGCTGGCCCGGCAACTGGGGCTATTGCCGCAACACGCCATCGTGCCGGACAACATCACCGTGATGGATCTGGTGGCGCGCGGGCGTTATCCGCACCAGACGCTGCTGCGCCAGTGGAGCGATGCGGATCAAACGGCGGTGGAACAGGCGATGGCGGCCACCAACGTCAGCGAGCTGGCGGAGCGCAGCGTGGACGAGCTCTCCGGCGGCCAGCGCCAGCGGGTCTGGATCGCGATGGTGCTGGCGCAGCAAACGCCGCTGTTGTTGCTGGACGAGCCCACCACCTGGCTGGATATCGCCCATCAGATCGACCTGCTGGACCTGTTCCGCGAACTGAATCAGCAACACGACCGCACGCTGGTAGCGGTGCTGCACGACCTCAATCAAGCCTGCCGCTACGCCGATCACCTGATCGTGATGCGCGCAGGTGCGGTGATGGCCCAAGGCGCACCGGCCGACATCATCACCGCCGAGCTGGTGCAAGACGTGTTCGGCATGGCCTGCGTCATCATCGACGACCCGGTCTCCCACACCCCGCTGATTGTGCCCTGCGGCCGCCATCACCCGGCGCCTTAA
- a CDS encoding glycosyltransferase — protein sequence MESILRDSEVALYWASLMAFYSVAAKIIYFYAPDKRNWLPVSLWGIAMILGFSGIAWIYNDIASAFPPLVVTLFSGIIFYFSIPRLNVFGAGHLGCTVYFPVSVTMLLNDINNQTQLPLGGIILIMIIQIYFIISIFVKPFFVANSNFSELFVRFPRRDKAISATKESNPDFIPRISIHLPCYSEPPNLVINTLNALAVLNYPNFEVVVIDNNTKDKNLWLPVKEHCMKLGSRFRFFHVEPLSGAKAGALNFALKVMDHSAEIVAVVDADYIAEPDFLKHYIPLFQDKQVGFIQTSHDYREWQNSEMLSGAYYEYMPFHKLILPAYNEYDGAYTVGTMCMLRREALEQVGGWAEWALTEDSEIAVRLHAIGYSGHVFADTWGRGLIPETMEAIKKQQFRWNAGPVEQFKKHWRLYLGLGNNGQLSFAQKILELRHSFERFPMAMRFVISPFLFLLVAWSGLAGMPVIIPDAFITLMIIHTIMSPFRFFLKLRLMRKVTLKNCIFNFIAMQSLQWTYIKGFLMPFFRSNLRWHRTDKFQATSNLSRAWQHSRMETCLALIHFSCAVFMMNLASFSPVNIHAMLAVWFTTQGLAFLCTLLASLLLERDLRRIQT from the coding sequence ATGGAAAGTATCTTGCGTGACAGTGAGGTTGCGCTTTATTGGGCCTCACTGATGGCGTTTTACAGCGTCGCGGCTAAAATTATCTACTTTTATGCCCCCGACAAAAGAAATTGGCTGCCCGTCAGCTTATGGGGTATTGCCATGATCTTGGGATTTTCTGGCATTGCATGGATATATAATGATATAGCATCAGCATTCCCCCCACTGGTGGTCACACTGTTTTCCGGTATTATTTTTTATTTTTCAATTCCCAGACTGAATGTTTTTGGTGCGGGTCATTTGGGTTGTACAGTTTATTTCCCTGTCAGCGTAACCATGCTACTGAATGATATCAATAATCAAACACAACTCCCGTTGGGTGGCATAATCCTGATAATGATAATACAGATATATTTCATTATCAGCATTTTTGTTAAACCATTCTTTGTCGCTAACTCCAACTTCTCAGAACTATTTGTTCGCTTCCCTCGCCGCGACAAGGCTATCTCAGCAACAAAAGAGAGCAATCCGGATTTCATCCCTCGGATTTCCATTCATCTGCCTTGTTATTCTGAGCCACCTAATTTAGTGATAAATACATTGAATGCACTGGCGGTATTAAACTACCCGAATTTTGAAGTGGTGGTGATTGATAATAACACCAAGGATAAAAATCTCTGGTTGCCGGTTAAAGAGCATTGCATGAAACTGGGATCACGTTTTCGTTTTTTTCACGTGGAACCGTTATCAGGCGCCAAAGCAGGGGCACTGAATTTTGCGCTAAAAGTGATGGATCACTCAGCGGAAATCGTGGCAGTGGTGGATGCCGATTATATTGCAGAGCCCGATTTTTTAAAGCACTACATCCCGTTATTCCAGGATAAACAGGTTGGATTTATCCAGACCAGCCATGACTATCGAGAATGGCAGAACAGTGAGATGCTCTCGGGGGCCTATTACGAATATATGCCATTCCATAAGCTAATACTGCCTGCCTATAATGAATATGATGGAGCCTATACCGTTGGCACCATGTGTATGCTGCGGCGTGAAGCGCTGGAGCAGGTTGGTGGTTGGGCAGAATGGGCATTGACAGAAGATTCAGAGATAGCGGTTCGACTCCATGCCATTGGCTATTCCGGTCATGTTTTTGCCGATACCTGGGGACGGGGGTTGATTCCTGAAACGATGGAGGCTATCAAGAAACAGCAATTTCGCTGGAATGCCGGCCCGGTTGAGCAGTTTAAAAAGCACTGGCGATTATATCTGGGGCTGGGCAACAATGGGCAACTCAGCTTTGCGCAGAAGATCCTTGAATTACGCCACAGTTTTGAACGTTTCCCAATGGCAATGCGCTTTGTAATATCACCATTTTTATTTCTGCTTGTTGCCTGGTCTGGTCTGGCGGGGATGCCAGTGATCATTCCCGATGCGTTTATTACTTTAATGATAATACACACTATCATGTCTCCTTTTCGCTTTTTTTTGAAATTAAGACTGATGAGAAAAGTGACATTAAAAAATTGTATATTTAATTTTATTGCCATGCAAAGCCTGCAATGGACATATATAAAAGGATTTCTGATGCCTTTTTTCCGCTCTAATTTACGTTGGCATCGTACCGATAAGTTTCAGGCTACCAGCAATCTGTCCCGAGCCTGGCAACATAGCCGTATGGAAACCTGTCTGGCACTGATTCATTTTTCCTGTGCAGTATTTATGATGAATCTTGCTTCTTTTTCTCCTGTGAATATTCATGCGATGCTTGCAGTCTGGTTTACCACTCAAGGGCTGGCGTTCCTGTGTACGTTGCTCGCGTCTTTATTACTGGAACGCGACCTGAGACGTATTCAGACGTAA